ctttaaaaaaaaaagagtaaatatGCAGTTGTGTTTGATTTCTTTTCTCGACGTTTCGGTATAACTTTTTTTGAAAAGTGGGTTTGTTCGAAATAGTCTTTTTTTGGTATTGTAGCCTATATATCTAGTGACAGCGTCGTATCGGTGGCATGACATACAAAACCGATAACGTCGATGTCAATATTGGAATTATTGGAACTTGTGTCGGTGTTTATTGTGGTTTCCAATTGATGTAAAACacaataatatatttttggttaACAACTTTTTTGGCACATGAATCGATTTTTTGTTATATTCTGTTACATAAATTTACCTTTTGTGTTATATCAGATAACTTTTGTATAAGGAAACTATTGTAATTTGTAAACATACTTTTTTTTTATTCATATGAGCTATGTTCAAAATAATGTATTTCTTTGTGTCATAAACTATAGTAAAAAAATGAACGACTTGATCCTGATTTCAGACCGAACAACATTGGTATctgtatttgtttttattttattttctcgTTCGATGTGAAGCACGGGTCGATATCCTTTGGTGTTTCAAGACTTATTGTTTCTTGGTTTGGCTTTCGGTTGCTACAATGAGTGGCGATACCATAATGAAATGAATCAATACCAAATGAATTCTCGCCGAGTAGCCCCAATTAATCCCTAGTAGTTTATTCTACTTGTTTTCAAAGTACAAAGCCATTTAATTTTATGAATTTAATTTTATGTAAAAtcgtaaaaaaaattgttttgttatAATCAGTGTTTTTAGTGTCTGGTTATCGATTATATCTTACCAGGTTACATTGAGTTTGATTTTTCTCCTCAATACATGTAGATGAACGTTACCCGATTTCTCTCAATACTAGATCATATCCGAATCTAATTCGATACCCATAATTGAATATTAAAATAACCTTATTTGTGCGCTTCTAACTCAGGCACCTCTGTGTCATCAATGCACCACTTCATGTCTATTTAATTGATTAATGTGCCATCATAAAAAGTTAAATGGGGACTCTTTACCTTCTTTTTGACCAACCATTCATACTTTTTCATTGGTAAATGTCATTGTCTTTTTTAAGTATTTCTAGTAGGcttttaaataaaatagtatTTATTCATTGGGAATAGCCCAATGGTGTTGGTGAGTTAGATAAGTTGTAGAATACTAgaaggtcatgggttcaatccctATGGTGTGCAAGTTtagtcattcaaaaaaaaaaaacatagtatTTTGCCCGCCGCGCGTTGGTGCGGCACCCGGCGGGTAGAAACGTGTAGTAAGACAACACATGATTCGTAAAATGCAATGTGTAAagacaattacaaaaaaaaatgcaAAACATAATGCGTAAAACACAAAGGTGGACACGAAGTGTAAACACAATGTCTAAGACATTTCGTAAAACACAATGCAATGACATTTGCAAAAGTAGGTGTAGTAGTCTAGGGGGTTACAATTGCATTTTTTTTAAGTTGAGCGGGTATAAGTGTAAAAATGGAGTAATAGTGCAAGGGGTAAAAACGCAAAGCCTAAAAAGGCAAAGTTAAAAGAGACAAAGTGTAAAAGTAGAGAGGTGGTGGTAAAAATGTGTAAAAGATGAGAGTGATGGTGGAAATGTAAAAGTAGAGGGGTGGTAACGTTAATGTATAAAAGCTGAGGGTGACGGTGGAAAAGCAAAGTATAAGGGTGGTGTTGGCAAAGTTGAAAGATGAGGGTGTGGGTGGGAAAATTCAAAGTAAAGAGGCCATTGTAACAAAATGGGAAAGTTGAAGTGCACTTTATACTTTAAGTTATATGATAATTTGTTTGGCTATAGATGTGTGCTTTATCCAAATAATTGATAATTAAGACATAGTGAATTGCATATATCCATTTCTAAGCTTTATTAATTGCATGGAAGTCTTTAGGTGAAAGAGTTTGATGTGTTCCAATTTATACATGGTTTTCATATGCGATCCCTCATGTTTGTGACTATTTATAATGCGAAAATGATATGAAAAGATAAGTAGTGGAAGATAATCTTAGTTTTGCAGGTTTTGATGGAAAAGAAATGGATATGGACATGTAGGACATCAAGGATTAGAAAAACAAGGAATAAACGAGGAGATTGAGGTAGATACGGCTCGTACCTAGTCAAGGTGTATGGCCCGTACCCTAGCGCTGCCATGCACACGACAGAACGCTAATTCCAACCCGTACCCAAGTTGCGAAACCCTAAAATGCCCTATAAATAGATGGTGATGATTGGAAACTCTAAAAATCGACCTAGAAACGGTTGTGAACGACCATAAGACGAAATCGAAGCTGTTTCGAAGGATAAGAACATTAGATACAATACGAGGCTTGAAGATTGAAGATCTAATCCTTTGATGAGCGATAGCTTGCTGCAGTGGCGAAGTTTGCCCTCGAAAAAGgggggggggcgaaaacgtatatacccaaaaatttctatacgaaaactacatatataacactactgagttGTTGCCCAAGTTTTATCTTTTTTTGCTCTCATCTTTCTTAGTTATCCAAACATAATTCCTTTTGTGTTTTGTTTGGTTTTTGTTCATCATGTATAGCTAAACAACTGGTAACTATATGGATGTAATGATTTTTAGGATCATTTGATACTTGAATGTTTGATTTGTTTATGTGATTCCATTTTAGTAAAGTTCTTTATGGTTTATTTTATTATGTGTATGATTGCATGTTTGTATTGATTGTGATGTTGAGTTGGGTAGGGTAGTTGAGTCGATCTTTCAATAAGGTATGCTAGTTAGATTCGATTCGATTCCTTCTATCTCTAATTTATATTGACGTCCTTCAATTTGGGTTTGAAGCCATAATGGGTAATAGACGATTTGATTAAACTTGTGAGCAACCAACTAGAAAGATCTGAATAAAAGGATTTGAAAAACTAGAGTTTTCTGAATGATTGACCTTGATTAGTTCATCCTTCAAGAGACATTGACATCGAGTCTAGGGCCGGTACAAGTAAAATAAAAGCAACCCCTTTCGCTTCTAACTAAATAATTATATATTCTTATTGATTTTCGTATAGAAAAAATTATTGTAGATTTTGCAAAAAGTTATTGTTTTTGAAAATTTATGGAGGTTTCTATTTAGTTTAGATCAAAAGCAAAAACATTACAGGTTGTTGACGATATGTGAATGACATGTTGTCGATAATTTTTTTATGAAAAGACAAAAAGTCACCACCAATCTCCCGTTATCATTATGTAGATGATCCATCCATAGTATTTTATCAGTTTTTTTCCATTAAAATGGCCATTTATGATCAATTCGTACCGTCGGTTACATATTAATGTCTAAAGGGACATTTTACATCAACTTAGCGAAGACTTTTAACGTCCATTAGTGAGAGGGACCAAACCAGTTTACTTGGTAATTTAGGGGATTGGGGGTGGTGCGTGATGGAACTCCCATCACTTGTGGAAAACTTTAGCACACCGCGCCACCACCTCCCATCACTCTTGAACTTTATCACTCGTGAAGTTTTCCACGCATTGATGTCCATCCCGTGATAATTAATGTGAGGGGGTGTGAgagtttattgttgggtgttgtgagtgatgaccaccaccactaaaaaggttgtgagtgatgaaataatggttgatgacatgacgaaacttgattggatattgtgagtgatggaatttgtACCAGTCCCCTTATACATACACTATATATTTAATTCTAAATATTAATTAcataaacataatcaaataacCAAATGGAATGTTATTGAattaggggagtgggggtggtcacaagtgatgaaattccatcactcacaaacaTCCAATCATGTTCCGCCATGTCAGCAACCACTATTCTATCACGCACAAGCATTCTTTAGTGGTggtggtcatcactagtgatgggattcCAACGTACAAGTATTAGTATACAACATACAAGTCATACACAGACAATCAACAATTTTACAACGCGTGATCCTTTCTACACGTGTATAATTCCACGCGTTATTTTtgtgggtggcggcggtgtgcAAGTCTTCATCACTCGTGATGGGGGCTCCATCAcggaccacccccactccccttatACTTTTTTTATCCCTCTAAAATATCCCCATCCTGTTTATACTAAAAACCACCACAGAAGAATCCACAAAAGTGGGTGGTGTTTCCACCACAACTAGAAAGAAATGCATCATTTTCAATCTATTTTTCTTTACTTTCACATGACAAATATGAGGCCCATATATAGCAAATATCACATTATTGGTGTCCTTTCAAACCAAGCAAGCAAATGGGTCAAACTCTTTTGGAGGCACTCAACGTGAGGGTAGTGGGCAATGGCCGGAGCTACATGGTTTTGGCACACGGGTTCGGTACCGATCAGTCGGCATGGAATCGCATTCTCCCTTACTTCCTTTCACAGTATAAAGTCATCCTGTACGACCTGGTGTGTGCCGGTAGCGTTAACCCTGACTACTTCGATTTCGGCCGATATACCTCTCTGGACGCCTATGCCGACGACCTCCTCAACATCCTTGATTCCCTTGGCGTTGATTGTTGCGCGTATGTAGGTCACTCTATCTCCGCGATGATTGGAATTCTCGCCTCGGTTCGTCGTCCTCAACTGTTCTCCAAACTCATACTCATCGGCGCTTCCCCGAGGTAGACAATTGATTGCTTTTAGAAGTATCAtcataaataataaatatatggGATTGTGATATCTTCTTTCAGGTTCCTAAACGACAAGGATTACCACGGAGGATTCGAGGAAGGGGAGATCGAGAAGCTATTCATGGCGATGAAATCAAACTATGAATCATGGATATGCGGATTCGCTCCGCTAGCAGTAGGAGCTGACGTTCCTGAGGCGGTACGAGAATTCAGCCGGACATTGTTCAACATGAGGCCAGACATTTCACTGTTCGTATCCCGGACGGTGTTCAGCAGTGACCTGAGGGGGGTTCTAGGACTAGTTAAGACGCCGTCTTGGATAATTCAGACCGCCAA
This genomic stretch from Helianthus annuus cultivar XRQ/B chromosome 8, HanXRQr2.0-SUNRISE, whole genome shotgun sequence harbors:
- the LOC110895847 gene encoding probable strigolactone esterase DAD2 translates to MGQTLLEALNVRVVGNGRSYMVLAHGFGTDQSAWNRILPYFLSQYKVILYDLVCAGSVNPDYFDFGRYTSLDAYADDLLNILDSLGVDCCAYVGHSISAMIGILASVRRPQLFSKLILIGASPRFLNDKDYHGGFEEGEIEKLFMAMKSNYESWICGFAPLAVGADVPEAVREFSRTLFNMRPDISLFVSRTVFSSDLRGVLGLVKTPSWIIQTAKDVSVPTSVATYLKDSLGGRNTVMMLNVEGHLPHLSSPLVLAHHINIALAGST